One Anopheles marshallii chromosome 3, idAnoMarsDA_429_01, whole genome shotgun sequence genomic region harbors:
- the LOC128714342 gene encoding protein catecholamines up, which produces MKHIESRGSSAPKVKVPLKEESTSYRVHIALGLFLVIMFLSFPTLCGAHGQHGHDHDHLHEHDHHHHESPSFKYSQQANEIYEEEPVAVPHHHHHHHHGGDEDHDHHHHHHHDGGHHHHHHHHHQEKPTSDSKAPRDTFYIWVHSLGSTLLISAAPFFILFAIPLDNTEEMQPRLKTLLAFASGGLLGDAFLHLIPHAIQPHSHADGHTHGHSHGHSHNHGEEGDHESHGHDMRVGLWVLAGIIVFLAVEKFVRLVKKDTGHGHGHGHSHGGAQPAAPAPSKTTSKSSPPPSPSDNKKDKKEKKQTEGTKSKKEEAKAKGKAVRKEPKKEADIKIAGYLNLAADFTHNFTDGLAIGASYLAGNSIGLITTITILLHEVPHEIGDFAILIKSGCSKKKAMLLQLTTAVGALAGTILALLGSGSDAAESWVLPFTAGGFIYIATVSVIPELLEESTKLWQSLKEITAMLAGVGMMGSCLKVIEHTIEQR; this is translated from the exons atgaaacacataGAAAGCCGGGGGTCTTCTGCTCCGAAAGTGAAGGTTCCGCTGAAGGAAGAATCCACGTCTTACCGGGTGCACATTGCGCTGGGTCTATTTCTCGTGATAATGTTCCTGTCTTTCCCGACGCTTTGTGGTGCTCATGGGCAGCACGGCCACGACCATGATCATCTCCATGagcatgatcatcatcatcacgaaAGTCCCAGTTTTAAGTACTCCCAACAAGCGAACGAAATATACGAAGAGGAACCGGTAGCAGTTccacatcaccatcatcaccatcatcatggtGGAGATGAGGACcacgatcatcatcaccatcaccatcatgatggcggtcatcatcatcatcatcatcatcatcatcaggaaAAGCCAACCAGCGATAGTAAAGCTCCTAGAG ATACCTTCTACATCTGGGTGCATTCACTCGGCTCAACGTTGCTGATTAGTGCCGCACCGTTTTTCATTCTGTTTGCCATACCGCTCGATAATACGGAAGAGATGCAGCCACGGTTGAAAACGTTGCTTGCTTTCGCTTCGGGCGGATTGCTGGGGGATGCCTTCTTGCACCTGATTCCTCATGCCATTCAGCCCCATTCCCACGCGGATGGTCACACGCACGGTCACAGCCATGGGCATTCTCATAATCATGGAGAGGAAGGCGATCACGAAAGTCACGGGCATGATATGCGTGTCGGGCTGTGGGTTTTGGCCGGCATTATAGTGTTCTTGGCAGTGGAAAAGTTCGTCCGTCTGGTTAAGAAAGATACCGGCCACGGACATGGCCATGGTCATAGTCACGGTGGTGCGCAAccggcagcaccagcaccaagTAAAACCACTTCCAAGAGCTCACCGCCACCTTCACCATCCGACAACAAGAAGGacaagaaggagaagaaacaaaCGGAAGGAACGAAATCGAAAAAGGAGGAAGCGAAGGCAAAGGGCAAAGCTGTTCGTAAAGAACCGAAAAAGGAAGCGGACATTAAGATCGCCGGGTATCTTAATCTGGCGGCTGATTTCACGCACAATTTCACCGACGGTCTGGCGATTGGTGCGTCCTATCTGGCGGGTAACAGTATCGGTTTGATCACGACGATTACTATTCTGCTGCATGAAGTGCCGCACGAAATCGGTGATTTTGCGATCCTCATCAAATCGGGTTGCTCCAAGAAGAAAGCCATGCTGTTGCAGCTAACGACGGCCGTGGGTGCGCTGGCCGGTACCATTCTGGCCCTGCTGGGCAGTGGGAGTGATGCGGCCGAATCGTGGGTGCTACCGTTTACGGCCGGTGGCTTTATTTACATTGCCACCGTGTCGGTGATACCGGAGCTGCTGGAAGAGTCCACTAAGCTGTGGCAATCGCTGAAGGAAATTACGGCCATGCTGGCCGGTGTCGGCATGATG GGATCATGTCTGAAGGTAATAGAACACACGATAGAACAAAGATGA
- the LOC128714304 gene encoding WW domain-binding protein 11: MGRRSINTTKSGKYMNPTDQARKEARKKELKKNKKQRQMVRAAVLKGKDPAQLIEEMEKIDEMEFNVYQPSPLNEKVLKEKRKKLKETLDRVMRLYQADDPELWADLKRKEVDYEKRRNKRIQYYESVRHAEQVQVDDIPLPSATETPTPLSIPRIPMPPNVAPPSIVPPLRSVPPPAPLLKKPVENPIEPTEPVDDDDGIPGCPPGPPPDLFDMPELDYDLENFHAETQKSVKFYDDGDSKDNTEESDGGEKQVKQPNTVQQKMLALSGQNIDDFMKEMESVQKKKEQSHDHAPSLSSIPTPSAPPLPNPAPAPDAAMPKFMPMPSSIPMPAPPGSMQPLMIRPPPLRPPGLSGMPAGLRMPGRPGIPGGPPPGMPPRMGIRMPPGPPAGPPPKHIQQQRNMQLHQQAQQQQLLQQKDPKSATISAKPQIRNLSADVTRFVPSALRVKKDEVRKAKPPARPVHDQHDARTVSADPSKPTKDDAYMQFMREMEDLL; encoded by the coding sequence ATGGGTCGCCGTTCGATCAACACCACCAAGAGTGGTAAATACATGAACCCGACGGACCAGGCCCGCAAGGAGGCGCGCAAGAAGGAgctgaagaaaaataaaaaacagcgACAAATGGTTCGGGCGGCCGTGCTCAAAGGCAAAGATCCGGCACAGCTAATCGAAGAGATGGAAAAGATCGACGAGATGGAGTTTAACGTGTATCAACCGTCGCCGCTGAACGAGAAAGTGCTGAAGGAAAAGCGCAAGAAGCTGAAGGAAACGCTGGATCGCGTTATGCGTCTGTACCAGGCGGATGATCCGGAGCTATGGGCGGATTTGAAACGCAAGGAGGTTGATTACGAAAAGCGCCGTAACAAACGCATCCAGTACTATGAAAGTGTGCGCCATGCGGAACAGGTACAGGTGGACGATATTCCGCTGCCATCCGCTACCGAAACACCCACTCCGCTTTCCATCCCGCGCATACCGATGCCACCGAATGTGGCACCGCCCAGTATAGTGCCACCGTTAAGGAGTGTGCCACCACCGGCTCCGTTGCTGAAGAAACCGGTTGAAAATCCTATAGAACCGACCGAACCGGTGGATGACGATGACGGTATACCGGGTTGTCCGCCGGGTCCTCCGCCCGATCTGTTCGACATGCCCGAGCTGGATTACGATCTGGAGAACTTCCACGCGGAAACACAGAAAAGTGTCAAGTTCTACGATGATGGTGACTCGAAGGACAACACGGAAGAATCGGATGGTGGTGAGAAGCAGGTAAAGCAACCGAATACCGTGCAGCAGAAGATGCTTGCCCTGTCCGGGCAAAACATTGACGATTTTatgaaggaaatggaaagcgtacaaaagaaaaaggaacaatCACACGACCATGCGCCATCCTTGTCCTCTATCCCGACACCTTCCGCTCCACCGTTACCGAACCCGGCCCCTGCTCCCGATGCTGCAATGCCCAAGTTCATGCCGATGCCATCGTCCATCCCGATGCCTGCACCTCCCGGGTCAATGCAACCCCTAATGATACGGCCACCACCTCTAAGGCCACCCGGTCTCTCTGGTATGCCAGCCGGGCTACGTATGCCTGGACGACCCGGCATCCCTGGAGGACCACCGCCCGGTATGCCACCACGGATGGGCATTCGCATGCCACCGGGACCACCGGCAGGACCACCACCCAAGCACATACAGCAACAGCGCAACATGCAACTTCATCAGCAagcccaacagcaacagttgcTGCAGCAGAAGGATCCAAAAAGTGCCACCATTTCGGCGAAACCGCAAATTCGTAACCTCAGTGCAGACGTTACGCGCTTTGTGCCCAGTGCGCTGCGTGTGAAAAAGGACGAAGTACGCAAGGCGAAACCACCGGCAAGACCAGTGCACGATCAGCACGATGCGCGTACAGTTAGTGCGGACCCATCGAAACCAACGAAAGACGACGCCTATATGCAGTTTATGCgcgagatggaagatttgctGTAG